Proteins encoded by one window of Manihot esculenta cultivar AM560-2 chromosome 10, M.esculenta_v8, whole genome shotgun sequence:
- the LOC110624340 gene encoding putative disease resistance protein At3g14460: MVIVTAVGGSILSLCFQGLLDRLSSVDLMKYVGQGQVLAQLKKWEKMLRRIHLVIEDAEEKQTANRLVEIWLCDLRDLAYDLEDVIDELATEVQRRKLEDEPVPPTNKVHKKKDELRLAESIGRRISRVTERPPSTSLVNEAKVYGREEDKKMLKLLNAETSDAQVSVISTVGMGGLGKTTLAQLVYNDPMLEFDLKAWVSVGEDFDVSRVTKIFLLQLGDGGDDKDLNLLQVKLKQKLSGKKFLVVLDDVWTQNYEEWTLFWGPFEAGAPQSRVIVTTRSQDVSLMIGTTLAYALKKLSQNECMSLFAQHALGANNFDDHLELKEMGEEIVKRCGGLPLAAKALGGILRGKPNPDLWKEVLRSEIWELPDNKSNILPALRLSYLHLPPHLKRCFSYCAILPKDPCFVSREICLHMVDKLENTKSYAKIRHSSFIPHFKDTAQRFQSFYGMKNLWTFLSMRKDWVGCYITSKVVHELVPKLKCLRSLSLARYEIELPDSIGDLKHLRYLDLPHTPIRRLPESVDKLLNLQTLKLCNCYKLIELPKGICNLLNLQHLDIIGTWKLKEMPPHIGNLTSLCVLTKFIVGKSNGRVTELKKLCNLRGQLHITSLENVEVSDIRDAGFVSLKDKPGITELHLEWAEADEHFDDLRNSSHEEQVELRNCRQMTSLPPLGRLKSLKKLSVGDMRGLKEVGVEFYEDDSCFSCLEELEIRNVREWEQWAWSNGLGEDSVPKFPKLHDLQLYNCPKLVGELPNFLPSLENLVIAYCPHLVELPKVLPSVTRLHFAQCQEAILRSVTNATSLTSLKWRGRGLALQSRSFGLKDLKSLKDLTINRCRSLVSFPAGGLPHNLIRFRITRCESLESLPEGIVSPSNETSHLEKLDICGCESLRCTSNGKVPDSLKTLRIHNWTPQFLNSLYYGLSHLTELHIKKYPQLESFPGKELPLPSLIFLTIADCEGLRSLSNHMQNFQSLQKLEIFGCPRLELFPEIGLPNPKLVSFEISWCKNLRSLPNQMQKLTSLQSIYISNCEGIESLGEGCLPPNLTALRIWECLNLKQPMPEWDSKDSPLLEV, translated from the exons ATGGTTATTGTGACTGCTGTTGGAGGCTCTATCCTCTCTCTTTGCTTTCAGGGGCTTCTTGACAGGTTGAGTTCCGTTGACTTGATGAAATACGTTGGCCAAGGCCAAGTCCTGGCTCAACTCAAGAAGTGGGAGAAGATGCTCAGGAGAATTCATTTGGTGATTGAAGATGCAGAGGAGAAGCAGACGGCAAATCGATTGGTGGAGATCTGGTTATGCGATCTCAGAGACTTGGCTTACGACCTGGAGGATGTCATTGATGAACTTGCCACGGAGGTTCAGCGACGCAAGTTGGAAGACGAACCTGTTCCTCCAACTAATAAGGTGCACAA AAAGAAAGATGAACTCCGTTTAGCAGAGTCTATTGGAAGGAGGATCAGCCGTGTGACAGAAAGACCACCCTCAACCTCTTTGGTTAATGAAGCAAAGGTTTATGGCAGGGAGGAAGATAAGAAGATGCTGAAATTGTTGAATGCTGAGACAAGTGATGCCCAGGTGTCTGTGATTTCCACAGTTGGGATGGGAGGCCTTGGCAAGACAACTCTAGCTCAACTAGTCTACAATGATCCCATGTTGGAGTTTGATTTAAAAGCCTGGGTGTCTGTTGGTGAAGATTTTGATGTTTCCAGGGTCACAAAAATATTTCTTCTTCAACTGGGTGATGGCGGTGATGATAAAGATTTGAACCTGCTTCAGGTAAAATTGAAGCAAAAGTTGTCTGGGAAGAAGTTTTTAGTTGTCCTAGATGATGTCTGGACCCAGAACTATGAGGAATGGACTCTGTTTTGGGGTCCTTTCGAAGCAGGGGCTCCTCAAAGCAGAGTTATTGTCACAACTCGAAGTCAAGATGTTTCATTAATGATTGGTACCACTCTAGCATATGCTCTTAAGAAGCTGTCACAGAATGAATGCATGTCTTTGTTTGCGCAGCATGCTCTGGGAGCAAATAATTTTGACGACCACTTGGAGCTAAAAGAAATGGGTGAGGAGATTGTCAAAAGATGTGGAGGATTACCTTTGGCAGCAAAAGCTCTTGGAGGCATCTTAAGGGGTAAACCGAATCCTGATTTGTGGAAGGAAGTGTTGAGGAGTGAGATATGGGAATTACCAGACAACAAGAGCAATATCCTCCCGGCCTTAAGATTGAGTTATCTTCATCTTCCACCTCATTTGAAGCGATGTTTCTCTTATTGCGCAATCCTACCAAAGGATC CTTGCTTTGTTAGCAGAGAAATATGTTTACATATGGTTGATAAGTTGGAGAATACAAAATCATATGCAAAGATTCGACATTCATCATTTATTCCTCATTTTAAAGACACTGCTCAAAGATTTCAAAGCTTCTATGGAATGAAGAATTTGTGGACATTTTTATCCATGCGGAAGGATTGGGTTGGATGCTACATAACTAGTAAGGTGGTGCATGAGTTGGTGCCAAAATTAAAATGCTTAAGGTCACTATCTCTAGCTCGTTATGAGATTGAGTTGCCGGATTCTATTGGTGACTTAAAGCACTTACGCTACCTTGACTTACCTCATACTCCAATCAGAAGATTGCCTGAATCAGTGGATAAACTCTTAAACTTACAGACATTAAAGTTGTGTAATTGTTATAAGCTTATTGAGTTACCTAAAGGCATATGCAATTTACTCAACTTGCAGCATCTAGATATTATTGGCACATGGAAATTGAAAGAGATGCCACCACATATTGGTAATTTGACTAGTCTCTGCGTGTTGACCAAATTTATTGTGGGGAAAAGCAATGGACGGGTCACTGAGTTGAAGAAACTTTGTAATCTGCGTGGGCAGCTTCATATCACAAGTTTAGAGAATGTGGAAGTGTCAGATATTCGAGATGCGGGCTTTGTCAGTTTGAAGGATAAGCCTGGTATCACTGAGTTGCACTTGGAATGGGCTGAAGCTGATGAACATTTTGATGATTTGAGAAACTCAAGTCATGAAGAACAA GTGGAGCTACGGAACTGTCGCCAAATGACATCATTGCCACCGCTCGGACGATTAAAGTCATTAAAAAAGTTGAGCGTAGGAGATATGAGAGGACTGAAAGAAGTGGGTGTTGAGTTTTATGAGGATGATTCATGTTTTTCTTGTTTGGAAGAACTAGAAATTAGAAATGTGCGTGAGTGGGAGCAGTGGGCTTGGTCTAATGGTCTGGGTGAAGATTCTGTGCCAAAATTTCCTAAGCTGCATGATCTTCAACTATATAATTGTCCCAAGTTGGTTGGAGAACTGCCCAACTTCCTTCCTTCCCTGGAAAATCTTGTTATCGCTTATTGCCCGCATTTGGTTGAATTACCAAAAGTGCTCCCATCAGTTACAAGACTTCATTTTGCACAATGTCAAGAGGCAATTCTCAGGAGTGTGACTAATGCCACTTCTCTTACTAGCCTAAA ATGGAGAGGAAGGGGTCTTGCCTTGCAATCTCGAAGTTTTGGACTGAAAGACCTTAAATCTCTCAAAGATTTGACAATAAACCGATGTAGAAGTTTAGTCTCCTTCCCAGCAGGGGGTTTGCCACACAACTTGATACGTTTTCGTATTACGAGGTGTGAATCTTTGGAGTCTCTGCCGGAGGGAATTGTGTCTCCCAGTAATGAGACGTCTCATCTCGAGAAATTGGATATCTGTGGATGTGAATCCCTCAGGTGCACTTCAAATGGCAAGGTTCCAGATTCCCTTAAGACTCTTCGAATTCACAACTGGACGCCACAATTTTTAAACTCGCTCTACTATGGGCTTTCTCATCTTACAGAATTACACATAAAAAAGTATCCTCAATTAGAGTCGTTTCCAGGGAAGGAATTGCCTCTCCCTTCTCTTATCTTTTTAACAATCGCTGACTGTGAAGGATTGAGGTCTCTATCCAATCATATGCAAAACTTCCAGAGTCTCCAAAAGTTAGAAATATTTGGCTGTCCTCGATTAGAGTTGTTCCCAGAGATTGGATTGCCCAACCCCAAGCTTGTGTCATTTGAAATTTCCTGGTGCAAAAATTTGAGGTCTCTACCCAATCAGATGCAAAAGCTTACTTCCCTTCAATCCATATATATATCAAATTGTGAAGGTATAGAATCCTTAGGAGAAGGTTGTTTACCCCCAAACCTGACTGCCCTTCGTATTTGGGAGTGCTTGAATCTGAAACAGCCAATGCCAGAGTGGGACTCCAAAGAC TCGCCTCTCTTAGAAGTTTGA
- the LOC110624482 gene encoding acyl-CoA--sterol O-acyltransferase 1 — protein sequence MEGGELENFIKVWLEVIAALCYCYAIRNTIPIGIKRLLFILPVVCLFLYLPLNLFSPHLGGTTAFFIAWLANFKLLLFAFGKGPLSADPAISLPLFVAVSCLPIKIQKNPPPNTPLNHQNKETPPPKSHQNGEIKENPSRKPREGPLNYAIKGIVVAILVRVYDYSDYIHPKLIIVLYAFHVYFLLELTLAVSAAMARSLLGIELEPQFNEPYLSTSLQDFWGKRWNLMVSRILHPTVYEPTRNFFGNLIGRKWATLPAVFGTFVVSAVMHELMFYYLGRVRPTGDITAFFIIHGFCLTVEIALKKALNDKWQLPRYLSGILTVAFVMTTAFWLFFPKFIECRIDVRAFEEYAAVGAWLRNASESALRIWPGHSRS from the coding sequence ATGGAGGGTGGTGAATTGGAGAACTTCATTAAGGTATGGCTTGAAGTCATTGCTGCTCTATGCTATTGTTATGCAATTAGAAACACAATTCCTATAGGAATCAAGAGATTGCTCTTTATTCTCCCAGTTGTTTGCCTCTTTCTTTATCTTCCTCTCAATCTCTTCTCTCCTCATCTTGGTGGAACCACTGCTTTTTTCATCGCTTGGCTTGCCAATTTCAAGCTCCTTCTCTTTGCTTTTGGTAAAGGTCCACTCTCTGCAGATCCAGCAATTTCTCTTCCTCTTTTTGTCGCTGTTTCTTGCTTACCCATCAAGATCCAGAAAAACCCACCACCAAACACGCccttaaatcatcaaaacaaagaaACCCCACCTccaaaatctcatcaaaatgGCGAAATCAAAGAGAACCCATCAAGGAAACCAAGAGAAGGCCCTCTAAATTATGCAATAAAGGGCATCGTTGTTGCTATTTTGGTACGTGTCTATGATTATAGTGACTATATCCACCCAAAGCTTATTATCGTTCTCTATGCCTTCCATGTTTATTTCCTCCTTGAGCTCACTCTAGCCGTAAGTGCAGCCATGGCTCGAAGCTTGCTTGGCATAGAGCTCGAACCACAGTTTAATGAACCCTACCTCTCTACATCGCTTCAAGATTTCTGGGGCAAGAGATGGAACCTCATGGTTAGTCGTATATTACACCCCACCGTCTACGAGCCCACCCGCAACTTCTTCGGGAATCTCATTGGCCGGAAGTGGGCCACTCTCCCAGCTGTTTTCGGAACATTTGTGGTGTCAGCAGTGATGCATGAGCTCATGTTCTACTACCTTGGACGCGTGAGGCCCACGGGTGATATCACTGCGTTCTTTATTATACATGGATTCTGTTTAACGGTAGAGATTGCTCTAAAGAAGGCCCTAAACGACAAGTGGCAACTGCCCAGGTATTTGTCTGGGATCTTGACAGTTGCGTTCGTTATGACGACAGCGTTTTGGCTATTTTTTCCCAAGTTTATAGAGTGTCGGATTGATGTTAGAGCGTTTGAGGAATACGCGGCAGTTGGAGCGTGGTTGAGGAATGCGAGTGAAAGCGCGTTGCGAATTTGGCCTGGTCATTCACGGTCATGA
- the LOC110625109 gene encoding acyl-CoA--sterol O-acyltransferase 1: MEDEISKFLKVWLIVFASLFYCYAIGNKFPIGKTRFLLLLPIIFLFLYLPLNLSTIHLGGITAFFIAWLANFKLLLFAFGKGPLSSQYPSISLPSFIAIACFPIKIKENPSPKSQNNQNPSSEISIITKKSPLNYAVKGVLLAVLIRIYDYNDYIHPKILLCLYCLHIYFFLEIVLAMVASLIQTMFGFELEPPFNDPYMSTSLQDFWGKRWNLMVSSILRSTVYEPTRIICARVLGRSWALIAGVLASFFVSAIMHELMFYYLGRVKPTWEVTRFFILHGFCVVVEIVFKKAINGRWRLPKVVSGILAVAFVVVTGFWLFFPPFLNQCRADVRALDEYAALGAFIRNSSRALFSF; the protein is encoded by the coding sequence ATGGAGGATGAAATTAGCAAGTTCTTGAAGGTATGGCTCATAGTCTTTGCATCTTTATTCTACTGCTATGCAATTGGCAACAAATTCCCAATTGGCAAAACAAGATTTCTTTTATTACTGCCAATTATTTTCCTCTTTCTTTACCTTCCTTTAAATCTCTCCACCATCCATCTTGGTGGAATCACAGCTTTCTTCATTGCTTGGCTTGCAAATTTCAAGCTCTTGCTCTTTGCTTTTGGTAAAGGTCCTTTATCATCCCAATACCCATCAATTTCTCTACCAAGTTTCATTGCTATTGCTTGCTTTCCCATCAAGATTAAAGAAAACCCATCTCCAAAATCACAAAATAATCAAAACCCATCTTCTGAAATTTCGATTATAACCAAGAAATCTCCATTAAATTATGCAGTGAAAGGTGTTCTTCTAGCTGTTTTGATACGTATTTATGATTATAATGATTATATCCATCCAAAAATCCTCTTGTGTCTCTACTGTCTCCACATTTACTTCTTCCTTGAGATTGTTCTAGCCATGGTTGCGTCCCTGATTCAAACCATGTTCGGgttcgagctcgagccacctttCAATGATCCATACATGTCTACTTCACTGCAAGACTTCTGGGGTAAAAGATGGAACCTGATGGTCAGTAGTATCCTACGCTCAACCGTATATGAACCCACCCGCATCATATGTGCACGTGTCCTCGGGCGATCTTGGGCTTTGATTGCCGGTGTCCTTGCCTCGTTTTTTGTCTCAGCTATCATGCACGAGCTCATGTTTTATTATCTTGGGCGCGTGAAGCCCACTTGGGAGGTGACACGGTTCTTTATTTTGCATGGGTTTTGTGTGGTGGTTGAAATTGTGTTTAAGAAGGCGATTAACGGCAGGTGGCGATTGCCTAAGGTGGTGTCGGGGATTCTGGCGGTGGCTTTTGTGGTGGTCACAGGCTTTTGGCTTTTCTTTCCGCCGTTTCTCAACCAATGCAGGGCGGATGTTAGGGCGTTGGATGAGTACGCTGCATTAGGTGCTTTTATAAGGAACTCCTCTCGTGCTTTGTTTAGCTTTTGA
- the LOC110624618 gene encoding putative receptor protein kinase ZmPK1 isoform X1, protein MKFHMAAPSMLVAFFLIVSPPFSFSIYNGSIGGGSSLYVENPDDVLISPNRIFSAGFYQVGENAYTFAIWFSEPSCFNSCTVVWMLNRDVPINGRHSKLSLLETGNLILSDAGKSIVWASNTFSMSSSSLQLHDTGNLILITQSESKILWQSFDSPTDTLLPLQSLSKGSVLVSSRSSTKFSSGFYKLSFDGDNILHTLYNGPPEVSIAFWPNRWSLNLDAGRTSDNSSRIAVLDSLGKFTSSDNFNFLSADYGVQMQRRLRLDFDGNLRLYSRKNSKDNWTVSWQIYSQPCLIYGACGPNSMCKYVPSFGRKCSCLPGYKMKNPSDWSLGCEPEIMVPNCSASNQATFIQFPHVEMNGNDMGYFLNYTLDKCKELCLQRCDCKGFIFRFYLHYRPDNVPYCFPKTRLLNGYSSPHYDGNLYLKVSKTNPSKTDWLSTEELSLDCPAAAAVTQLDRRYAQSRESWSLKFLIGFFSVVGIVEILVVVSVWVFLIINQKRNVTTQEYLLAATGFKRFTYDELKKATNNFKEEIGRGASGIVYKGLIDGQHRVAAIKRLNNSSQGGEAEFVAEISTAGKLNHMNLIDMWGCCAEGKHRLLVYEHMENGSLADNLSSNKSLDWKKRFEIALGTARGLAYLHEECLEWILHCDVKPQNILLDAEYRPKISDFGLSRLLKRDDLHKSSFSRIRGTRGYMAPEWISNRHITAKVDVYSYGIVVLEMVTGKSPSMGDNVEEKGLVQWVKQKRNTTSASGLWWKEMIEPVMGIEYDAKKMETLIEVALKCVEEDRAARPTMSQVVEMIMKHEN, encoded by the coding sequence ATGAAGTTCCACATGGCCGCTCCTTCCATGTTGGTTGCTTTCTTTCTTATTGTATCACCTCCGTTTTCATTTTCGATATACAATGGAAGTATAGGTGGTGGCTCATCTCTTTATGTGGAGAATCCAGACGACGTTCTGATTTCACCGAACAGAATTTTCTCCGCCGGCTTTTACCAAGTTGGCGAAAATGCTTATACCTTTGCCATATGGTTCAGCGAGCCTTCTTGCTTCAACAGTTGCACAGTAGTTTGGATGTTGAACCGGGATGTACCCATTAATGGGAGACACTCCAAGCTATCTCTGCTTGAAACTGGAAATCTCATCTTGTCCGATGCCGGTAAATCCATTGTTTGGGCCTCCAACACTTTCTCAATGTCTTCATCTTCTTTACAGCTTCATGATACTGGAAATCTTATTCTAATTACTCAAAGTGAGAGTAAAATTTTATGGCAGAGCTTTGATTCACCTACAGATACCCTTCTTCCTTTGCAATCACTTTCTAAAGGCTCAGTTTTAGTTTCTTCAAGAAGCTCAACAAAATTTTCTTCTGGGTTTTACAAGTTATCTTTTGATGGTGATAATATTCTTCACACTCTTTACAATGGTCCTCCTGAAGTTTCCATTGCTTTCTGGCCAAACCGTTGGTCTCTTAACTTGGATGCTGGGAGAACCTCGGACAACAGCAGTAGAATTGCTGTATTAGATTCACTTGGCAAATTTACATCATCAGATAATTTCAATTTTCTCTCTGCTGATTATGGCGTCCAAATGCAAAGAAGGTTGAGACTTGATTTTGATGGTAATCTGCGATTGTACAGCCGAAAGAACAGCAAAGACAACTGGACAGTTTCATGGCAAATCTATTCTCAACCATGCCTTATTTATGGAGCTTGCGGCCCTAACAGCATGTGCAAGTATGTTCCTAGTTTTGGTAGGAAATGTTCCTGTCTCCCAggatataaaatgaaaaatcctTCTGATTGGTCTTTAGGTTGTGAACCGGAGATTATGGTTCCTAATTGTTCAGCAAGCAATCAGGCTACTTTCATTCAGTTTCCTCACGTTGAAATGAATGGAAATGATATGGGTTACTTTCTAAATTACACATTGGATAAGTGCAAGGAATTATGCTTGCAAAGATGTGATTGCAAAGGGTTCATATTCAGATTCTATTTACACTATCGCCCTGATAATGTTCCTTATTGTTTCCCCAAGACAAGATTGCTAAATGGTTATAGTTCACCGCATTATGATGGAAACCTATATTTGAAAGTGTCAAAAACCAATCCTTCCAAAACAGACTGGCTGTCAACAGAAGAACTCAGTCTTGATTGTCCAGCAGCAGCAGCTGTTACGCAGCTTGACAGAAGGTATGCTCAATCCCGTGAAAGTTGGTCCCTTAAGTTCTTGATTGGTTTCTTTAGTGTAGTTGGGATAGTTGAGATTCTTGTAGTAGTTTCAGTGTGGGTGTTCTTAATTATAAATCAGAAGAGAAATGTAACTACTCAAGAATACCTTCTTGCTGCTACTGGTTTCAAAAGATTCACCTACGATGAGCTGAAGAAAgcaacaaataattttaaagaagaAATCGGCAGAGGGGCTTCAGGAATTGTCTACAAAGGTCTAATCGATGGTCAACATCGGGTTGCGGCAATCAAGCGATTAAACAACAGTAGCCAAGGCGGCGAAGCTGAATTTGTAGCAGAAATAAGCACTGCTGGGAAGCTTAACCACATGAACTTGATAGACATGTGGGGATGCTGTGCAGAGGGAAAGCACAGACTTTTAGTGTACGAGCATATGGAGAATGGATCCTTGGCTGATAATCTCTCTTCAAATAAGTCACTGGATTGGAAAAAGAGATTCGAAATCGCACTCGGTACTGCGAGAGGCTTGGCTTACTTGCATGAAGAATGCTTGGAATGGATTCTACACTGCGACGTAAAGCCACAAAACATACTGTTGGATGCTGAATATCGTCCCAAAATATCAGATTTCGGCCTGTCTCGGCTATTAAAGAGAGATGATCTTCACAAATCAAGTTTCTCAAGAATAAGAGGAACAAGAGGTTATATGGCTCCAGAGTGGATATCTAATCGGCACATCACCGCCAAAGTGGACGTCTACAGCTATGGCATTGTGGTGTTAGAGATGGTCACCGGAAAGAGCCCATCAATGGGTGACAATGTTGAGGAGAAAGGGCTGGTCCAATGGGTGAAGCAAAAGCGAAATACAACTTCTGCAAGTGGGTTATGGTGGAAAGAGATGATAGAGCCAGTGATGGGAATTGAATATGATGCAAAGAAAATGGAAACTCTGATTGAAGTGGCACTGAAATGTGTGGAGGAAGACAGAGCTGCTAGACCCACAATGAGCCAAGTGGTTGAGATGATTATGAAGCATGAAAATTAA
- the LOC110624618 gene encoding putative receptor protein kinase ZmPK1 isoform X2, protein MKFHMAAPSMLVAFFLIVSPPFSFSIYNGSIGGGSSLYVENPDDVLISPNRIFSAGFYQVGENAYTFAIWFSEPSCFNSCTVVWMLNRDVPINGRHSKLSLLETGNLILSDAGKSIVWASNTFSMSSSSLQLHDTGNLILITQSESKILWQSFDSPTDTLLPLQSLSKGSVLVSSRSSTKFSSGFYKLSFDGDNILHTLYNGPPEVSIAFWPNRWSLNLDAGRTSDNSSRIAVLDSLGKFTSSDNFNFLSADYGVQMQRRLRLDFDGNLRLYSRKNSKDNWTVSWQIYSQPCLIYGACGPNSMCKYVPSFGRKCSCLPGYKMKNPSDWSLGCEPEIMVPNCSASNQATFIQFPHVEMNGNDMGYFLNYTLDKCKELCLQRCDCKGFIFRFYLHYRPDNVPYCFPKTRLLNGYSSPHYDGNLYLKVSKTNPSKTDWLSTEELSLDCPAAAAVTQLDRRFTYDELKKATNNFKEEIGRGASGIVYKGLIDGQHRVAAIKRLNNSSQGGEAEFVAEISTAGKLNHMNLIDMWGCCAEGKHRLLVYEHMENGSLADNLSSNKSLDWKKRFEIALGTARGLAYLHEECLEWILHCDVKPQNILLDAEYRPKISDFGLSRLLKRDDLHKSSFSRIRGTRGYMAPEWISNRHITAKVDVYSYGIVVLEMVTGKSPSMGDNVEEKGLVQWVKQKRNTTSASGLWWKEMIEPVMGIEYDAKKMETLIEVALKCVEEDRAARPTMSQVVEMIMKHEN, encoded by the exons ATGAAGTTCCACATGGCCGCTCCTTCCATGTTGGTTGCTTTCTTTCTTATTGTATCACCTCCGTTTTCATTTTCGATATACAATGGAAGTATAGGTGGTGGCTCATCTCTTTATGTGGAGAATCCAGACGACGTTCTGATTTCACCGAACAGAATTTTCTCCGCCGGCTTTTACCAAGTTGGCGAAAATGCTTATACCTTTGCCATATGGTTCAGCGAGCCTTCTTGCTTCAACAGTTGCACAGTAGTTTGGATGTTGAACCGGGATGTACCCATTAATGGGAGACACTCCAAGCTATCTCTGCTTGAAACTGGAAATCTCATCTTGTCCGATGCCGGTAAATCCATTGTTTGGGCCTCCAACACTTTCTCAATGTCTTCATCTTCTTTACAGCTTCATGATACTGGAAATCTTATTCTAATTACTCAAAGTGAGAGTAAAATTTTATGGCAGAGCTTTGATTCACCTACAGATACCCTTCTTCCTTTGCAATCACTTTCTAAAGGCTCAGTTTTAGTTTCTTCAAGAAGCTCAACAAAATTTTCTTCTGGGTTTTACAAGTTATCTTTTGATGGTGATAATATTCTTCACACTCTTTACAATGGTCCTCCTGAAGTTTCCATTGCTTTCTGGCCAAACCGTTGGTCTCTTAACTTGGATGCTGGGAGAACCTCGGACAACAGCAGTAGAATTGCTGTATTAGATTCACTTGGCAAATTTACATCATCAGATAATTTCAATTTTCTCTCTGCTGATTATGGCGTCCAAATGCAAAGAAGGTTGAGACTTGATTTTGATGGTAATCTGCGATTGTACAGCCGAAAGAACAGCAAAGACAACTGGACAGTTTCATGGCAAATCTATTCTCAACCATGCCTTATTTATGGAGCTTGCGGCCCTAACAGCATGTGCAAGTATGTTCCTAGTTTTGGTAGGAAATGTTCCTGTCTCCCAggatataaaatgaaaaatcctTCTGATTGGTCTTTAGGTTGTGAACCGGAGATTATGGTTCCTAATTGTTCAGCAAGCAATCAGGCTACTTTCATTCAGTTTCCTCACGTTGAAATGAATGGAAATGATATGGGTTACTTTCTAAATTACACATTGGATAAGTGCAAGGAATTATGCTTGCAAAGATGTGATTGCAAAGGGTTCATATTCAGATTCTATTTACACTATCGCCCTGATAATGTTCCTTATTGTTTCCCCAAGACAAGATTGCTAAATGGTTATAGTTCACCGCATTATGATGGAAACCTATATTTGAAAGTGTCAAAAACCAATCCTTCCAAAACAGACTGGCTGTCAACAGAAGAACTCAGTCTTGATTGTCCAGCAGCAGCAGCTGTTACGCAGCTTGACAGAAG ATTCACCTACGATGAGCTGAAGAAAgcaacaaataattttaaagaagaAATCGGCAGAGGGGCTTCAGGAATTGTCTACAAAGGTCTAATCGATGGTCAACATCGGGTTGCGGCAATCAAGCGATTAAACAACAGTAGCCAAGGCGGCGAAGCTGAATTTGTAGCAGAAATAAGCACTGCTGGGAAGCTTAACCACATGAACTTGATAGACATGTGGGGATGCTGTGCAGAGGGAAAGCACAGACTTTTAGTGTACGAGCATATGGAGAATGGATCCTTGGCTGATAATCTCTCTTCAAATAAGTCACTGGATTGGAAAAAGAGATTCGAAATCGCACTCGGTACTGCGAGAGGCTTGGCTTACTTGCATGAAGAATGCTTGGAATGGATTCTACACTGCGACGTAAAGCCACAAAACATACTGTTGGATGCTGAATATCGTCCCAAAATATCAGATTTCGGCCTGTCTCGGCTATTAAAGAGAGATGATCTTCACAAATCAAGTTTCTCAAGAATAAGAGGAACAAGAGGTTATATGGCTCCAGAGTGGATATCTAATCGGCACATCACCGCCAAAGTGGACGTCTACAGCTATGGCATTGTGGTGTTAGAGATGGTCACCGGAAAGAGCCCATCAATGGGTGACAATGTTGAGGAGAAAGGGCTGGTCCAATGGGTGAAGCAAAAGCGAAATACAACTTCTGCAAGTGGGTTATGGTGGAAAGAGATGATAGAGCCAGTGATGGGAATTGAATATGATGCAAAGAAAATGGAAACTCTGATTGAAGTGGCACTGAAATGTGTGGAGGAAGACAGAGCTGCTAGACCCACAATGAGCCAAGTGGTTGAGATGATTATGAAGCATGAAAATTAA